A single Sphingopyxis chilensis DNA region contains:
- a CDS encoding DUF6265 family protein, with product MRIMAAVLSVLLVAASPAATVDDLGWLAGDWVSEADGRWTEESWAPARGGVMLGHSRSGRDEALREFEFLRIARGDDGALAYIAMPQGGAPVVFRLVRQEGTSATFENAAHDYPQRIAYVRGGDTLTATISAIDGSKPRSWSYRRR from the coding sequence ATGCGGATCATGGCGGCGGTTCTATCGGTCCTGCTGGTGGCGGCGAGCCCGGCGGCGACGGTCGACGATCTCGGCTGGCTCGCCGGCGACTGGGTGAGCGAGGCGGACGGGCGCTGGACCGAGGAAAGCTGGGCGCCCGCGCGCGGCGGGGTGATGCTGGGGCACAGCCGCTCGGGGCGCGACGAGGCATTGCGCGAGTTCGAATTTCTGCGCATCGCGCGCGGCGACGACGGCGCGCTCGCCTATATCGCGATGCCGCAGGGCGGGGCGCCGGTCGTGTTCCGGCTGGTGCGGCAGGAGGGGACAAGCGCGACCTTCGAGAACGCCGCGCACGATTATCCGCAGCGCATCGCCTATGTTCGGGGCGGCGACACGCTGACCGCGACGATCTCGGCGATCGACGGGTCGAAGCCGCGTAGCTGGAGCTATCGGCGGCGCTGA
- a CDS encoding GFA family protein gives MLKTHHGSCHCGAVKFEADIDLEAGTGKCNCSICTKKRGWNAQIKPEAFRLLTDPAALSDYQFGSNSAHHVFCKACGVSAFGHGYVEEIGGAYVSVSIACLDDLTPAEMAALPVTHMDGAGNNWWNPPAVTAHM, from the coding sequence ATGCTGAAAACCCATCATGGTTCGTGCCACTGCGGCGCCGTCAAGTTCGAGGCCGACATCGACCTCGAGGCGGGGACGGGCAAATGCAATTGTTCGATCTGTACCAAGAAGCGGGGCTGGAACGCGCAGATCAAGCCCGAGGCATTTCGCCTGCTGACCGATCCCGCGGCGCTGTCCGACTATCAGTTCGGGTCGAACAGCGCGCATCATGTCTTTTGCAAGGCGTGCGGGGTGTCGGCGTTCGGTCATGGCTATGTCGAGGAGATCGGCGGCGCCTATGTTTCGGTGTCGATCGCGTGCCTCGACGATCTGACTCCGGCCGAAATGGCGGCGCTGCCCGTGACCCATATGGACGGCGCGGGCAATAATTGGTGGAACCCGCCCGCCGTCACCGCGCATATGTGA
- a CDS encoding GFA family protein — protein MAYEGSCHCGAVTYTVEGDIPDTAMSCNCSHCRRKGFLLTFVPIDRFRLESGSDKLASYKFNKHNIDHQLCSDCGCQSFSVGIAPDGAKMAAVNLRCVPDADLDALQIQKVDGASF, from the coding sequence ATGGCTTATGAAGGCAGCTGCCATTGCGGCGCGGTGACCTATACGGTCGAGGGCGACATTCCCGACACGGCGATGAGTTGCAACTGCTCGCATTGCCGGCGCAAGGGCTTCCTGCTGACCTTCGTGCCGATCGACCGGTTTCGTCTGGAGAGCGGCAGTGACAAGCTCGCGTCGTACAAGTTCAACAAGCATAATATCGACCATCAACTCTGCTCCGACTGCGGCTGCCAGAGTTTTTCGGTCGGCATCGCCCCCGACGGCGCAAAGATGGCCGCGGTGAACCTGCGCTGCGTGCCCGATGCCGATCTCGACGCGCTCCAGATCCAGAAGGTCGACGGCGCGAGCTTTTAA
- a CDS encoding helix-turn-helix transcriptional regulator has protein sequence MDKTGRLFAIIDGLRRRRRPVTAEVLAEEQGVSVRTLYRDIQALIALGAPIEGAAGVGYVLRPGFFLPPLMFTADELEALVLGARWVEGRQDGSLSRAAGLALAKIAAASPDELKQRIDEAGLWPVNSQWRESDAPLLATVRDAMRAEKVLHIDYADERGKATARAIWPAALAYYEEKQIIAAWCLLRQDYRSFRIDRIVAARIGETGFGRRRAVLMADWWRRNGWDDAS, from the coding sequence ATGGACAAGACGGGACGGTTGTTCGCGATCATCGACGGGCTGCGCCGGCGGCGGCGGCCGGTGACGGCGGAGGTGCTGGCCGAGGAGCAGGGCGTGTCGGTGCGCACCCTCTATCGCGACATCCAGGCGCTGATCGCCCTGGGCGCGCCGATCGAGGGGGCGGCGGGGGTCGGCTATGTGCTGCGCCCCGGATTTTTCCTGCCGCCGCTGATGTTCACCGCCGACGAGCTGGAGGCGCTCGTGCTCGGCGCGCGCTGGGTCGAGGGGCGGCAGGACGGATCGCTGTCGCGCGCCGCGGGGCTGGCGCTCGCCAAGATCGCGGCGGCGAGCCCCGACGAACTCAAGCAGCGGATCGACGAGGCGGGGCTGTGGCCGGTGAACAGCCAGTGGCGCGAGAGCGATGCGCCCCTGCTCGCGACGGTGCGCGATGCGATGCGCGCGGAGAAGGTGCTGCACATCGACTATGCCGACGAGCGCGGCAAGGCGACGGCCCGCGCGATCTGGCCCGCGGCGCTCGCCTATTATGAGGAGAAGCAGATCATCGCGGCCTGGTGCCTGCTGCGGCAGGATTACCGCAGCTTTCGCATCGACCGCATCGTCGCGGCGCGGATCGGCGAGACCGGCTTCGGGCGGCGGCGCGCGGTGCTGATGGCCGATTGGTGGCGGCGCAACGGCTGGGACGACGCCTCCTGA
- a CDS encoding DUF1801 domain-containing protein — translation MSEKKVVLLSGGNPQIAKGYGDAPVQAYIAAMPGWKSAAWARLDKLIEKTVPGVAKAVKWNSPFYGPPGQGEEPTHWFMSIHCFDRYIKVAFFRGQSLDPVPPVASKSGDTRYFHIHEDDQVDEAAFVDWVKQAAALPGEKM, via the coding sequence ATGAGCGAAAAGAAGGTCGTGCTGCTGTCCGGCGGCAATCCCCAGATCGCCAAAGGCTATGGCGACGCGCCGGTGCAGGCCTATATTGCCGCGATGCCGGGGTGGAAGTCGGCCGCCTGGGCGCGGCTCGACAAGTTGATCGAGAAGACGGTCCCGGGGGTCGCGAAAGCCGTCAAATGGAATTCGCCCTTCTATGGCCCGCCGGGGCAGGGCGAGGAGCCGACGCACTGGTTCATGAGCATCCATTGCTTCGACCGCTATATCAAGGTCGCTTTCTTTCGCGGTCAGTCGCTCGATCCCGTGCCGCCGGTCGCATCGAAAAGCGGCGACACGCGCTATTTTCATATCCATGAAGACGATCAGGTCGACGAGGCGGCATTCGTCGACTGGGTGAAACAGGCCGCGGCGCTGCCCGGCGAGAAGATGTGA
- the rpmI gene encoding 50S ribosomal protein L35: protein MPKMKTKSGVKKRFKFTASGKVKHGVAGKRHRLMSHNSKYIRTNRGTSVLSDSDAAHVRLWAPYGLK from the coding sequence ATGCCCAAGATGAAGACCAAGAGCGGTGTGAAGAAACGCTTCAAATTCACCGCCTCGGGCAAGGTGAAGCACGGCGTCGCCGGCAAGCGCCACCGCCTGATGTCGCACAACTCGAAATATATCCGCACCAACCGCGGCACCAGCGTGCTCAGCGATTCGGACGCGGCCCATGTGCGCCTCTGGGCGCCCTACGGCCTGAAGTAA
- the thiC gene encoding phosphomethylpyrimidine synthase ThiC, with amino-acid sequence MADIDSRLDKSAATPIGVTTGPIRGSRKIHVATQTGSGIRVAMREIDLDPHSGEPPVRVYDTSGPYTDANATIDINAGLPEIRADWIRGRGDVEEVTQREVKPEDNGQLGPDRSGGVPAFPNVRRQVLRAKPGQNVSQMHYARRGIITPEMEYVAERENLGRARLAEYKRDGESFGASIPDYVTPEFVRDEVARGRAIIPSNINHPESEPMAIGRNFLVKINANIGNSAVASDVAAEVDKMVWSIRWGADTVMDLSTGRNIHDTREWIIRNSPVPIGTVPIYQALEKVGGIAEDLTWEIFADTLIEQAEQGVDYFTIHAGVRLPYVPLAAKRMTGIVSRGGSIMAKWCLAHHKESFLYERFDEITEIMKAYDVAYSLGDGLRPGSIYDANDEAQFAELYTLGELTKRAWAQDVQVMIEGPGHVPMHKIKENMDKQLEACGEAPFYTLGPLTTDIAPGYDHITSGIGAAQIGWYGTAMLCYVTPKEHLGLPDRDDVKVGVVTYKLAAHAADLAKGHPAAQVRDDALSKARFEFRWRDQFNLSLDPDTAEQYHDQTLPAEGAKSAHFCSMCGPKFCSMKISQEVRDFAKLQNQDSAGFIAAEEAEKGMAEMSQVYEDTGRELYMGAGGREHD; translated from the coding sequence ATGGCCGACATCGATTCCCGCCTCGACAAGAGCGCCGCAACCCCCATCGGCGTCACCACCGGCCCCATCCGCGGCAGCCGCAAGATTCACGTCGCGACGCAGACCGGCAGCGGCATCCGCGTCGCGATGCGCGAGATCGACCTCGACCCGCATTCGGGCGAGCCCCCCGTCCGCGTCTATGACACGTCGGGACCCTACACCGACGCCAACGCCACGATCGACATCAACGCCGGCCTCCCCGAGATTCGCGCCGACTGGATCCGCGGCCGCGGCGACGTCGAAGAAGTCACCCAGCGCGAGGTGAAGCCCGAGGACAACGGCCAGCTCGGCCCGGATCGCTCTGGAGGAGTCCCCGCCTTCCCCAATGTCCGCCGCCAGGTCCTCCGCGCCAAGCCGGGTCAGAACGTCAGTCAGATGCACTATGCCCGCCGCGGCATCATCACGCCCGAGATGGAATATGTCGCCGAGCGCGAAAATCTCGGCCGCGCCCGCCTCGCCGAATATAAGCGCGACGGCGAAAGCTTCGGCGCCAGCATCCCCGACTATGTCACTCCTGAGTTTGTCCGCGACGAGGTTGCGCGCGGCCGCGCGATCATCCCCAGCAACATCAACCACCCCGAATCCGAACCGATGGCGATCGGCCGCAACTTCCTCGTCAAGATCAACGCCAATATCGGCAACAGCGCGGTCGCCAGCGACGTCGCGGCCGAGGTCGACAAGATGGTCTGGTCGATCCGCTGGGGCGCCGACACCGTCATGGACCTGTCGACCGGCCGCAACATCCACGACACGCGCGAATGGATCATCCGCAATTCGCCCGTCCCGATCGGCACCGTCCCCATCTATCAGGCGCTCGAGAAAGTGGGCGGCATCGCCGAGGATCTGACCTGGGAGATCTTTGCCGACACGCTGATCGAGCAGGCCGAGCAAGGAGTCGACTATTTCACCATCCATGCGGGTGTTCGTTTGCCCTACGTCCCCCTCGCGGCAAAGCGCATGACCGGCATCGTGTCGCGCGGCGGCAGCATCATGGCGAAATGGTGCCTCGCGCATCACAAGGAAAGCTTCCTCTACGAACGCTTCGACGAGATTACCGAGATCATGAAGGCCTATGACGTCGCCTACAGCCTCGGCGACGGCCTCCGCCCCGGCAGCATCTATGACGCGAACGACGAGGCGCAGTTCGCCGAGCTCTACACGCTGGGCGAGCTCACCAAGCGCGCCTGGGCACAGGATGTGCAGGTGATGATCGAGGGCCCGGGCCACGTCCCGATGCACAAGATCAAGGAGAATATGGACAAGCAATTGGAAGCGTGCGGCGAGGCGCCCTTCTACACGCTCGGGCCGCTCACCACCGACATCGCGCCGGGCTACGACCATATCACCAGCGGCATCGGCGCCGCGCAGATCGGCTGGTACGGCACCGCGATGCTCTGCTACGTCACCCCCAAGGAGCATCTGGGCCTGCCCGACCGCGACGATGTGAAGGTCGGCGTCGTCACCTACAAGCTCGCCGCGCACGCCGCCGACCTCGCCAAGGGCCACCCCGCAGCCCAGGTCCGCGACGACGCGCTATCGAAAGCGCGCTTCGAATTCCGCTGGCGCGACCAGTTCAACCTGTCGCTCGACCCCGACACCGCCGAGCAATACCACGACCAGACGCTCCCCGCCGAGGGCGCCAAGTCGGCGCATTTCTGCAGCATGTGCGGTCCTAAGTTTTGCTCGATGAAGATCAGCCAGGAAGTCCGCGACTTCGCGAAGCTGCAAAATCAGGACAGCGCCGGCTTCATCGCCGCGGAGGAGGCCGAGAAGGGCATGGCGGAAATGAGCCAAGTCTATGAGGACACGGGGCGCGAGCTGTATATGGGCGCGGGTGGGCGGGAGCATGATTGA
- a CDS encoding ThuA domain-containing protein: MITAATLAAALLLTLGAAQAAPDPRRPAPTFDSIPPALPALDGPAVLIVSKTNGYRHDSIAEAVPAIESVVEARGWSSFATENAAVFNPRDLAKFDVIVFANASGDIYTPDQRAAFQAWVANGGGFVGLHSAGDGSHPDWFVKMRGNGNFTGHPGGGDQFQPADLIVADHNHPATHHLPARWRWTDEYYSWDAPPAADAHILASLDETGMRLTPKLEMGHHALIWWRCEGRARIFYSALGHKAEAWADPVHLKVVDGAIAWAARKEGTGCD; this comes from the coding sequence ATGATCACCGCCGCCACGCTGGCCGCCGCGCTGTTGCTGACGCTGGGTGCCGCGCAGGCGGCACCCGACCCGCGGCGCCCGGCGCCGACATTCGACAGCATCCCGCCCGCGTTGCCTGCGCTGGACGGCCCCGCCGTGCTGATCGTCAGCAAGACGAACGGCTACCGCCATGACAGCATCGCCGAAGCGGTGCCCGCGATCGAATCGGTGGTGGAGGCGCGCGGCTGGAGCAGCTTCGCGACCGAAAATGCCGCGGTGTTCAATCCGCGGGACCTCGCCAAATTCGATGTCATCGTCTTCGCCAATGCCAGCGGCGATATCTATACCCCGGACCAACGCGCCGCGTTTCAGGCGTGGGTCGCCAACGGCGGCGGCTTCGTCGGCCTCCACAGCGCGGGCGACGGCAGCCATCCCGACTGGTTCGTGAAGATGCGCGGCAACGGTAACTTCACCGGCCATCCCGGCGGCGGCGACCAGTTCCAGCCCGCCGATCTCATCGTCGCCGACCATAACCATCCCGCGACGCACCACTTGCCCGCCCGCTGGCGCTGGACCGACGAATATTACAGCTGGGACGCCCCGCCCGCCGCCGACGCGCATATCCTCGCCTCGCTCGACGAGACCGGGATGCGGCTGACGCCCAAGCTCGAGATGGGCCACCACGCCCTTATCTGGTGGCGCTGCGAAGGCCGCGCGCGCATCTTCTACTCGGCGCTCGGCCACAAGGCCGAGGCATGGGCCGACCCCGTGCATCTGAAGGTCGTCGACGGCGCAATCGCCTGGGCAGCGCGCAAGGAGGGGACGGGCTGCGACTAG
- a CDS encoding GNAT family N-acetyltransferase: MATITIGKPADKARLLHTLVLGFSADPVARWASPDAATYMSRRHEFFGAFGGAAFAHGTAFVADDGAAVATWLPPGVAPDGEVMAAIMDEQTPPHRKAELDAFVEQMDRFHPQEPVWYLPLIAADPAYRGRGLGTALMEAAIAVIDADGRAAYLESSNPRNIPLYRRFGFEITGEIRTATSPVLTPMLRPGRG; the protein is encoded by the coding sequence ATGGCGACGATCACGATCGGCAAACCCGCGGACAAGGCGCGGCTGCTCCACACGCTGGTGCTCGGCTTTTCGGCCGACCCGGTGGCGCGCTGGGCCTCGCCCGACGCCGCGACCTATATGAGCCGCCGTCACGAATTCTTCGGCGCCTTCGGCGGGGCGGCGTTCGCGCATGGAACGGCGTTCGTCGCCGACGACGGCGCCGCGGTCGCGACCTGGCTGCCGCCCGGCGTCGCGCCCGACGGCGAGGTCATGGCCGCGATCATGGATGAACAGACGCCGCCGCACCGCAAGGCCGAACTGGACGCGTTCGTCGAACAGATGGACCGCTTTCACCCCCAGGAGCCGGTCTGGTATCTGCCGCTGATCGCCGCTGATCCGGCGTATCGCGGCCGCGGGCTCGGCACCGCGCTGATGGAGGCGGCGATCGCGGTGATCGACGCCGACGGCCGCGCCGCTTATCTGGAAAGCTCGAACCCGCGCAACATCCCGCTCTACCGCCGTTTCGGTTTCGAAATCACCGGCGAGATCCGCACCGCAACCTCGCCGGTGCTGACCCCGATGCTCCGGCCGGGGCGGGGGTGA
- the rplT gene encoding 50S ribosomal protein L20, producing MSRIKRGVTTRAKHKRVLDQAKGYYGRRKNTIRIAKQAVEKAGQYAYRDRKVKKRSFRALWIQRINAAVRAEGLTYSQFMHGVKLAGIELDRKVMADLAMNEGGVFTAIIAQAKAALPKAA from the coding sequence ATGTCACGCATCAAACGCGGCGTCACCACGCGCGCCAAGCACAAGCGCGTATTGGATCAGGCGAAGGGCTATTATGGCCGTCGCAAGAACACGATCCGCATCGCCAAGCAGGCCGTCGAAAAGGCGGGCCAATATGCTTACCGCGACCGCAAGGTAAAGAAGCGGAGCTTCCGCGCCCTGTGGATCCAGCGCATCAACGCCGCGGTTCGCGCCGAAGGCCTGACCTATTCGCAGTTCATGCACGGCGTGAAGCTCGCCGGAATCGAACTCGACCGCAAGGTCATGGCCGACCTCGCGATGAACGAAGGCGGCGTATTCACCGCGATCATCGCGCAGGCGAAGGCGGCGCTGCCCAAGGCAGCCTGA
- a CDS encoding arylamine N-acetyltransferase family protein, with the protein MLHYPAAPTDSGEASFAAAAGFLPRYFARIGYSGAVAPTWEVLAALQAAHIAAIPFEAIDALTGAGVDIGADAIDAKLIGQRRGGYCFEQNGLFLRVLQAIGFAAEGLIGRVRWMLPDDAPPTPRTHMVVRVTIEGRSWLVDAGFGAAVPPQPLAMDSEDPQPTRHESYRVVRHGAEWQVAALIEEEWRTLYRIENVVPPAIDYEIGNWYTSAHPDSHFRHQLIAARTTAEARYGLRDNRLTTRLADGRLDRRYLGADEIERVLGEIFLLPARPHWRPAIERAATAEIAASRTAA; encoded by the coding sequence ATGTTGCACTATCCCGCTGCCCCCACCGATTCCGGCGAAGCGTCCTTCGCCGCCGCCGCCGGGTTCCTCCCGCGCTACTTTGCGCGCATCGGCTATAGCGGCGCCGTGGCGCCGACATGGGAGGTGCTCGCTGCGCTGCAAGCCGCCCATATCGCCGCGATCCCGTTCGAGGCGATCGACGCGCTGACCGGTGCGGGGGTCGATATCGGCGCCGACGCGATCGATGCGAAGCTGATCGGCCAGCGGCGCGGCGGATATTGCTTCGAGCAGAACGGGCTTTTCCTTCGCGTCTTGCAGGCGATCGGCTTCGCTGCCGAAGGGTTGATTGGGCGCGTGCGCTGGATGCTCCCCGACGATGCGCCGCCGACGCCGCGCACGCATATGGTCGTGCGGGTGACGATCGAGGGCAGGTCGTGGCTCGTCGATGCCGGCTTCGGCGCGGCGGTGCCGCCGCAGCCGCTGGCGATGGACAGCGAAGACCCCCAGCCGACGCGACACGAAAGCTATCGCGTCGTGCGGCATGGCGCCGAATGGCAGGTCGCTGCGTTGATCGAGGAGGAATGGCGGACGCTCTACCGGATCGAGAATGTGGTGCCGCCCGCGATCGATTATGAAATCGGCAACTGGTACACCTCGGCGCATCCGGATTCGCATTTCCGTCACCAGCTGATCGCGGCGCGTACGACCGCCGAGGCGCGTTATGGCCTGCGCGACAACCGCCTGACGACGCGGCTTGCCGATGGGCGTCTCGACCGCCGCTATCTGGGTGCAGACGAGATCGAACGCGTTCTGGGCGAAATCTTCCTGCTGCCGGCGCGGCCGCACTGGCGCCCGGCGATCGAACGGGCGGCGACCGCGGAGATCGCCGCTAGTCGCACCGCGGCTTGA
- the arr gene encoding NAD(+)--rifampin ADP-ribosyltransferase: protein MTDTPTGPDANGPDAGATFYHGTRADLAAGDLLAAGWNSNYGTEKPLSWIYFSAALESAIWGCELAAGAGRERIYIVEPTGDWFDDPNLTDQKFPGNPTRSYRSRAPLRIIGEVASWTPHAPEVLAAMKDGLAKLKAEGKDGIID from the coding sequence ATGACCGACACGCCCACCGGCCCCGACGCCAATGGCCCCGACGCGGGCGCGACCTTCTATCACGGCACGCGCGCCGACCTCGCCGCCGGCGACCTGCTCGCCGCCGGCTGGAACAGCAATTACGGCACCGAAAAGCCGCTGTCGTGGATCTATTTTTCCGCCGCGCTCGAATCCGCAATCTGGGGCTGCGAGCTCGCGGCAGGTGCGGGGCGCGAGCGCATCTATATCGTCGAGCCCACCGGCGACTGGTTCGACGACCCCAACCTCACCGATCAGAAATTCCCCGGCAACCCGACGCGCAGCTACCGCAGCCGCGCCCCCTTGCGCATCATCGGCGAAGTCGCCAGCTGGACCCCGCACGCGCCTGAGGTGCTCGCGGCGATGAAGGACGGCCTCGCGAAGCTGAAGGCCGAGGGGAAAGATGGGATCATCGACTGA
- the hisN gene encoding histidinol-phosphatase, which yields MSITSDLALANRLADAAGEAIRPLFRSHWAHEAKADASPVTEADRAAEAAMRRLLDAEAPRDGIIGEEYGAERPEAARQWVLDPIDGTVSFMAGRPIFGTLIALLQDGWPLIGIIDQPISGERWVGATGHPTLFSGVPATTRACRSLSDAVLATTGPQYFSDHDGEHFMALAAKTSHKRMLFGGDCYNYGLLASGHIDLVVEAGLKLHDFAALVPIVEGAGGTMCDWNGDPLHSESAGHVIALGDPARLEDVIEGLACHH from the coding sequence ATGTCGATTACCTCTGACCTTGCTCTCGCCAACCGCCTCGCCGACGCCGCGGGCGAAGCGATTCGCCCGCTTTTTCGTTCGCACTGGGCCCACGAAGCCAAGGCTGACGCGTCCCCGGTGACCGAAGCCGACCGCGCCGCCGAAGCCGCGATGCGCCGCCTGCTCGATGCCGAGGCGCCGCGCGACGGCATCATCGGCGAGGAATATGGCGCCGAGCGTCCCGAGGCCGCGCGCCAATGGGTGCTCGACCCGATCGACGGCACGGTCAGCTTCATGGCCGGCCGCCCGATCTTCGGCACGCTGATCGCGCTGCTGCAGGATGGCTGGCCGCTGATCGGGATCATCGACCAGCCGATCTCGGGCGAGCGCTGGGTCGGCGCAACGGGGCATCCGACCTTGTTCAGTGGCGTGCCCGCGACAACGCGCGCCTGCCGCAGCCTGTCCGACGCCGTTCTCGCGACGACCGGCCCGCAATATTTCAGCGACCATGACGGCGAGCATTTCATGGCGCTCGCGGCAAAGACGTCGCACAAGCGGATGCTCTTCGGCGGCGACTGCTACAACTATGGCCTGCTCGCGAGCGGCCATATCGACCTCGTCGTCGAAGCGGGGCTGAAGCTCCACGACTTCGCCGCGCTCGTGCCGATCGTCGAGGGTGCGGGCGGGACGATGTGCGACTGGAACGGCGACCCGCTGCATAGCGAGAGCGCGGGCCATGTCATCGCACTGGGCGATCCGGCGCGGCTCGAGGATGTGATCGAAGGACTCGCCTGCCACCACTGA
- a CDS encoding DUF1801 domain-containing protein, protein MATDLIDAKIAGLGDWRGEMLAKLRALIHAADPDVEETVKWQKPSNPAGVPVWEHAGILCTGETYKDKVKLTFTKGAVLADPASLFNSSLDGNTRRAIDLFEGDDVDAAAFKALVRAAVAANLEKPARPKKG, encoded by the coding sequence ATGGCGACGGATCTGATCGATGCGAAGATAGCCGGGCTCGGCGACTGGCGCGGCGAGATGCTGGCGAAGCTGCGCGCGCTGATCCACGCCGCCGACCCGGATGTCGAAGAGACCGTGAAGTGGCAGAAGCCGTCGAACCCGGCGGGCGTGCCGGTGTGGGAACATGCCGGAATCCTGTGTACGGGCGAGACATATAAGGACAAGGTCAAGCTGACCTTTACCAAGGGCGCGGTGCTTGCTGACCCAGCAAGCCTGTTCAATTCGAGTCTCGATGGCAACACGCGGCGCGCGATCGATCTGTTCGAGGGTGACGACGTCGACGCGGCGGCGTTCAAGGCGCTGGTCCGCGCCGCAGTCGCGGCGAACCTGGAAAAGCCCGCTCGCCCAAAAAAGGGCTAG
- a CDS encoding 2'-5' RNA ligase family protein, whose amino-acid sequence MAKPPPEVQALIVALPRNDPGRGPDLLHVTLISLYDLHYAPPEWLPATIAALDSFASPPFPLHFDRIENRKAVTLRTRDPLAEARAFQKALVNHLLTQKAPIMDGTTPEPHITINYRGDRLGSQTFGALKLPPIAWTVREILLMESVVGKTTHVEHGRWALTPPGD is encoded by the coding sequence ATGGCCAAGCCGCCGCCGGAGGTGCAGGCGCTGATCGTCGCGCTGCCGCGCAACGATCCCGGGCGCGGACCCGATCTTCTCCATGTCACGCTCATCTCGCTCTACGACCTCCATTATGCGCCGCCCGAGTGGCTGCCCGCGACCATCGCCGCGCTGGACAGCTTCGCCTCGCCGCCTTTCCCGCTCCACTTCGACCGGATCGAGAACCGCAAGGCGGTGACGCTGCGCACGCGGGATCCGCTGGCCGAGGCGCGGGCGTTCCAGAAGGCGCTGGTCAACCATCTGCTGACGCAAAAGGCGCCGATCATGGACGGCACCACGCCCGAACCGCACATCACGATCAACTATCGCGGCGACCGGCTGGGTTCGCAGACGTTCGGCGCGCTGAAACTGCCGCCGATCGCATGGACGGTGCGGGAAATCTTGCTGATGGAAAGCGTTGTCGGCAAGACCACGCATGTCGAGCACGGCCGCTGGGCGCTGACGCCGCCCGGCGACTGA
- a CDS encoding TauD/TfdA dioxygenase family protein → MTLVAAQRVFERVKVAPLTPSIGAEISGIDLADEQDDATIAEIRAALLAYKVIFFRDQFITPEQHIVFARRFGPLEIHPATPKEQPNPEVLHIAHGPESRGRENFWHSDVTWRAEPSLGSILRAIEVPEVGGDTLFADMAAAFRGLSPAMQDWCRSLSAVHDIARVFAKRLGKSAHELHEQYPPQLHPLVRTHPETGEQALYVNTAFTSHIEGVSAKESEWLLAHLYAQAAVPEIQCRFRWRAGSVAFWDNRAAQHYAASDYFPAVRRMERVTIAGDRPFYRDER, encoded by the coding sequence ATGACCCTTGTTGCAGCGCAGCGGGTGTTCGAGCGCGTGAAGGTCGCGCCCCTGACGCCATCGATCGGTGCCGAGATTTCCGGGATCGATCTCGCCGACGAACAGGATGATGCGACGATCGCCGAAATCCGCGCGGCGCTGCTCGCGTACAAGGTGATCTTCTTTCGCGACCAGTTCATCACGCCCGAACAGCATATCGTCTTTGCGCGGCGCTTTGGGCCGCTCGAAATCCATCCCGCGACGCCGAAGGAGCAGCCGAACCCCGAAGTGCTGCATATCGCGCACGGGCCCGAGTCGCGCGGGCGGGAGAATTTCTGGCATTCGGACGTCACCTGGCGCGCAGAACCGTCGCTGGGGTCGATCCTGCGCGCGATTGAAGTGCCCGAGGTCGGCGGCGACACGCTGTTCGCCGACATGGCGGCGGCGTTCCGCGGCCTGTCGCCCGCGATGCAGGACTGGTGCCGCTCGCTGAGCGCGGTGCACGATATCGCGCGCGTCTTCGCCAAAAGGCTGGGGAAGAGCGCCCACGAATTGCACGAGCAATATCCGCCGCAGCTTCATCCGCTGGTGCGAACGCACCCCGAGACGGGCGAACAGGCGCTGTACGTCAACACCGCCTTCACCAGCCATATCGAAGGTGTGTCGGCGAAGGAAAGCGAGTGGCTGCTCGCGCATCTTTATGCGCAGGCGGCGGTGCCCGAAATCCAGTGCCGTTTCCGCTGGCGCGCGGGGTCGGTCGCCTTCTGGGACAATCGCGCCGCGCAGCATTATGCCGCGTCGGATTATTTTCCCGCGGTGCGGCGGATGGAACGGGTGACGATCGCGGGCGACCGGCCCTTCTATCGCGACGAACGCTGA